The proteins below are encoded in one region of Scyliorhinus torazame isolate Kashiwa2021f chromosome 16, sScyTor2.1, whole genome shotgun sequence:
- the camk2n1b gene encoding calcium/calmodulin-dependent protein kinase II inhibitor 1b, producing MSEILPYSEEKLGRYGHGEEVGEISFSCRLQDSNNFFTSGQNKRPPKLGQIGRSKRVVIEDDRIDDVLNMSEKSPPGV from the exons ATGTCGGAAATCCTTCCGTATAGCGAGGAGAAGCTTGGCCGCTATGGCCATGGCGAGGAGGTGGGAGAAATCTCCTTCAGCTGCCGCCTGCAGGACAGCAACAACTTCTTCACCTCGGGACAGAATAAAAGGCCCCCCAAACTGGGGCAGATCGGCCGGAGCAAACGGG TTGTTATCGAAGATGACAGAATTGACGACGTGCTCAATATGTCAGAGAAATCCCCTCCGGGTGTTTAA